From Gimesia panareensis, the proteins below share one genomic window:
- the pruA gene encoding L-glutamate gamma-semialdehyde dehydrogenase, whose amino-acid sequence MARKKSSSDLNQQIEHRTRELGEQIWGHLERREPTMFEKRWWDDRILSWAMADESVKVQMFRFVDVLPMLSSHESIVRHLQEYFEDVRKHLPWAARIGLELSQPNSVLGRALALNARSNARRMASRFIAGSSVEEVHYTVDRLRSENFAFTLDLLGEAVISEVEAEAYLQSYLDLIAGLAPRVKKWSENVQLDWDSQGHLPRTNVSIKLSALCSQFKPTDPVGTMAAVQPRLRTLLRRAMKYDAYLHVDMEQNSYKPLTLEIFKQTLMEKEFRDFDNVGIVIQAYQPAAEQDLKDLLKWAKKRKTPIWIRLVKGAYWDYETIVSGYRNWPIPVFQEKWESDANYEKLTKVLLENHQWLRPAFGSHNLRSLAHAIAAAHEMDVPPSAYEIQMLYGMGKEQAQVFAELGHRVRIYTPFGELIPGMAYLVRRLLENTSNDSFLRQSFTEHVNLETLMMNPSEHAKSATKQKPAEETDGFRNEPLTDFSLEEARTKMLAALEEVEDQFGKEYPLLINGRAIDTKATITSRNPSHMTESLGTVSSASADDAIDAIDAARRAFPSWSRTEPQYRAEYLELIAANMRRRRFELAAWIVYECGKPWEEADGDVVEAIDFCMYYANQMRHLAHPQHCDVPGEENVYFYRARGTVAVIAPWNFPLAILTGMTVASLVTGNTVVMKPAEQSSIVAAKLMDVIHESGVPDGVVNFLPGIGEEVGPELVGSPDVEMITFTGSRDVGLAINESASDTDTRQKMVKRVIAEMGGKNAIIVDDDADLDEAVLGVIHSAFNYAGQKCSACSRVIVLESIHDTFVSRLVEATKSLKIGPAEDPGTVVGPVIDEEAKQRILEYIEIGKEEATLALACDTSDLEDEGYYIGPHIFTDVDSTCQIAQEEIFGPVLAVIKAEDFDEAITIANDTPYALTAGVFSRSPAHLNKARMEIVAGNIYLNRNITGAMVERHPFGGFKMSGIGSKTGGPDYLLQFLVPVNVTENTMRRGFAPDATADEDEEE is encoded by the coding sequence GTGGCACGTAAAAAATCGTCTTCTGATCTCAATCAACAAATAGAACACCGCACCCGGGAACTCGGTGAGCAGATCTGGGGGCATCTGGAACGGCGCGAGCCGACCATGTTCGAAAAACGCTGGTGGGATGATCGCATTCTCTCCTGGGCCATGGCCGACGAATCCGTCAAAGTGCAGATGTTCCGCTTTGTCGATGTACTCCCCATGCTCAGTTCCCACGAATCCATCGTCCGCCATCTGCAGGAATACTTCGAAGATGTCCGCAAGCACCTCCCCTGGGCGGCCCGCATCGGACTCGAGCTTTCGCAGCCCAATTCGGTCCTCGGACGCGCCCTGGCACTGAACGCCCGCTCCAACGCCCGCCGCATGGCCAGCCGCTTCATCGCGGGTTCCTCGGTCGAAGAAGTCCACTACACCGTCGATCGCCTCCGCAGTGAAAACTTCGCCTTCACCCTCGACCTGCTGGGCGAAGCCGTCATCAGTGAAGTCGAAGCCGAAGCCTATCTGCAGTCCTACCTCGATCTGATCGCCGGACTTGCCCCCCGCGTCAAAAAATGGTCCGAAAACGTCCAGCTCGACTGGGACAGCCAGGGGCACCTCCCCCGCACCAACGTTTCAATCAAGCTCTCCGCCCTCTGCAGCCAGTTCAAACCAACCGATCCGGTCGGCACCATGGCCGCCGTCCAGCCCCGCCTGCGAACCCTGCTTCGACGTGCGATGAAGTACGACGCCTATCTGCACGTCGACATGGAACAGAACTCCTACAAACCGCTGACGCTGGAGATCTTCAAACAGACGTTGATGGAAAAAGAATTCCGCGACTTCGACAACGTCGGCATCGTGATCCAGGCCTACCAGCCCGCCGCCGAACAGGATCTCAAGGACCTGCTCAAATGGGCAAAAAAACGCAAAACGCCCATCTGGATCCGGCTCGTCAAAGGGGCCTACTGGGACTACGAAACCATCGTTTCCGGCTATCGCAACTGGCCCATCCCCGTCTTTCAGGAGAAATGGGAATCGGATGCCAATTACGAAAAACTGACCAAAGTTCTGCTGGAAAATCACCAGTGGCTCCGGCCCGCGTTCGGCAGCCATAACCTCCGCAGCCTGGCACACGCCATCGCCGCCGCCCACGAAATGGACGTGCCCCCCTCGGCCTATGAAATTCAAATGCTGTACGGCATGGGCAAAGAACAGGCACAGGTCTTTGCGGAACTGGGACACCGCGTCCGCATTTACACGCCGTTCGGCGAACTGATTCCCGGCATGGCCTACCTTGTCCGCCGCCTGCTGGAAAACACCTCTAACGATTCATTCCTTCGACAAAGCTTTACTGAGCACGTCAACCTGGAGACCCTGATGATGAACCCGTCCGAACATGCGAAATCAGCCACCAAACAGAAACCGGCAGAAGAGACCGACGGCTTCCGGAATGAACCGCTCACCGATTTCAGCCTCGAAGAAGCCCGCACCAAAATGCTGGCAGCACTGGAAGAAGTCGAAGATCAGTTCGGCAAAGAGTACCCGCTCCTGATCAACGGACGTGCCATCGACACCAAAGCCACGATCACCTCGCGGAATCCCTCTCACATGACCGAGTCGCTGGGAACCGTCTCATCCGCATCCGCTGACGACGCCATCGATGCCATCGACGCGGCCCGCCGTGCTTTCCCGAGCTGGTCGCGGACCGAACCCCAGTACCGGGCCGAATACCTCGAACTCATCGCCGCCAACATGCGTCGTCGTCGCTTTGAACTGGCCGCCTGGATTGTCTACGAATGTGGGAAACCCTGGGAAGAAGCTGACGGCGATGTCGTCGAAGCCATCGATTTCTGCATGTACTACGCCAACCAGATGCGACATCTGGCCCATCCGCAGCACTGCGACGTCCCCGGCGAAGAAAATGTCTACTTCTATCGTGCCCGTGGTACGGTCGCTGTCATCGCTCCCTGGAATTTCCCGCTTGCGATCCTGACCGGTATGACGGTCGCCTCCCTGGTCACCGGCAACACCGTTGTCATGAAACCGGCTGAGCAGTCCTCCATCGTCGCCGCCAAGCTCATGGATGTGATCCACGAATCGGGCGTCCCCGACGGCGTGGTCAACTTCCTGCCCGGCATCGGCGAAGAGGTCGGACCGGAACTGGTCGGCAGCCCGGACGTCGAAATGATCACCTTCACCGGCTCACGCGATGTGGGACTCGCCATCAACGAATCCGCCTCCGATACCGACACCCGCCAGAAAATGGTCAAACGGGTCATCGCTGAAATGGGTGGCAAAAACGCGATCATCGTCGACGACGATGCCGACCTCGATGAAGCGGTGCTCGGCGTGATCCACTCCGCCTTCAATTACGCCGGCCAGAAATGCTCAGCCTGCTCCCGCGTCATCGTGCTCGAATCGATCCACGACACCTTCGTCAGCCGCCTGGTCGAAGCCACGAAGAGCCTGAAAATCGGCCCCGCGGAAGATCCCGGCACCGTCGTTGGCCCCGTCATCGACGAAGAGGCCAAACAGCGCATCCTGGAATACATCGAGATCGGCAAAGAAGAAGCCACCCTGGCCCTGGCCTGTGACACCTCGGACCTCGAAGACGAAGGCTACTACATCGGCCCGCACATCTTCACCGACGTCGATTCCACCTGCCAGATCGCCCAGGAAGAAATCTTCGGCCCCGTGCTGGCAGTCATCAAAGCCGAAGACTTCGACGAAGCGATCACCATCGCCAACGATACGCCCTACGCCCTGACCGCAGGCGTCTTCAGCCGCAGCCCCGCCCATCTGAATAAAGCCCGCATGGAAATCGTGGCCGGTAACATTTATCTGAACCGGAACATCACGGGCGCCATGGTCGAGCGGCACCCCTTCGGCGGCTTCAAGATGTCCGGCATCGGCAGTAAAACCGGCGGCCCCGATTACCTGCTGCAATTCCTGGTCCCGGTCAACGTCACCGAAAACACCATGCGTCGCGGCTTCGCACCCGATGCCACTGCTGACGAAGACGAAGAGGAATAA
- a CDS encoding FAD binding domain-containing protein, giving the protein MRDFEYEAPTSLADAVGLLAQSNGNARPLAGGTDLIDHVRTGRVTTDLIVDLKKIPELMVLELNDAGLRLGAAVPCYQIYGHQGIVEKYSAIADSSQIIGGMQIQNRASVGGNLANAGAAADSTPALIALEATVVIAGPSGTREVAVEDFCTGPGSNVLEPGEIIVELRFPPRPAHSGSHYRRFIPRNEMDIAVVGVGASVVLDASGENFVSARIGLGAVAAKPFLCQEACDALAGQPVNDETIKKAGEAAKTTVHPITDMRGTEEFRIHVTGVLTERVIKQAVERARG; this is encoded by the coding sequence ATGCGTGATTTTGAATATGAAGCACCCACTTCACTGGCTGACGCGGTCGGCTTGCTGGCCCAAAGTAACGGAAATGCCCGCCCGCTGGCAGGGGGAACCGACCTGATCGACCATGTCCGCACCGGTCGAGTGACCACCGATCTGATTGTCGACCTGAAGAAGATTCCCGAGCTGATGGTGCTGGAACTGAACGACGCAGGCCTGCGTCTGGGAGCCGCGGTTCCCTGTTACCAGATCTACGGACACCAGGGGATTGTCGAGAAATATTCCGCGATCGCAGACAGCAGCCAGATTATTGGCGGGATGCAGATTCAGAACCGGGCCAGTGTCGGGGGGAACCTGGCGAATGCGGGGGCTGCCGCCGATTCGACACCGGCCCTGATCGCGCTGGAAGCGACGGTCGTGATTGCAGGACCATCCGGCACCCGCGAAGTGGCCGTCGAGGATTTCTGTACCGGTCCTGGTTCGAACGTACTGGAGCCGGGCGAGATCATTGTAGAGCTGCGTTTTCCGCCCCGTCCCGCTCACAGTGGTTCGCATTACCGCAGGTTCATTCCCCGGAATGAAATGGATATTGCCGTCGTCGGTGTGGGGGCGTCTGTCGTGCTGGATGCGAGTGGCGAAAACTTCGTTTCAGCCCGCATTGGACTGGGGGCGGTTGCTGCGAAACCGTTCCTGTGCCAGGAAGCCTGCGATGCTCTGGCAGGTCAGCCTGTGAACGATGAAACAATCAAGAAAGCCGGTGAAGCAGCGAAAACAACCGTGCATCCGATTACGGATATGCGGGGAACCGAAGAATTCCGGATCCATGTGACCGGCGTGTTGACCGAACGGGTCATCAAACAAGCGGTGGAACGTGCTCGGGGATGA
- a CDS encoding (2Fe-2S)-binding protein — protein MAKKRIVTATINGREEEFLCQPRQTLLEVLRNTLNLTGAKEGCSNGNCGACSVIMDGKAVNTCMVLAVEAEGAEIETIEGLAPHDGLDPLQEAFLENAALQCGICTPGYIMAAKAFLEENPNPTEEEIRFSMAGNLCRCTGYDKIVRAIQQAACERSGQTASCEKETV, from the coding sequence ATGGCGAAGAAACGGATCGTAACCGCGACTATCAATGGCCGTGAAGAGGAGTTCCTCTGCCAGCCCCGGCAGACCTTGCTCGAAGTTTTACGTAATACACTCAACCTGACCGGTGCCAAGGAAGGTTGCTCGAACGGCAACTGTGGTGCCTGCTCAGTGATCATGGACGGGAAAGCCGTCAATACCTGTATGGTCCTGGCTGTGGAAGCCGAAGGGGCCGAGATCGAAACCATTGAAGGCCTGGCCCCGCACGACGGGCTGGATCCGCTGCAGGAAGCCTTCCTGGAAAATGCGGCCCTGCAGTGCGGTATCTGCACACCGGGCTACATTATGGCAGCCAAAGCGTTCCTGGAAGAAAATCCCAACCCGACCGAAGAGGAAATTCGGTTCTCGATGGCGGGCAATCTGTGCCGCTGCACCGGTTACGACAAGATCGTCCGTGCCATCCAGCAGGCTGCGTGTGAACGATCAGGACAAACTGCCTCATGTGAAAAGGAGACGGTCTAA
- a CDS encoding xanthine dehydrogenase family protein molybdopterin-binding subunit encodes MATIDETKSEAGSGDAPKYKVIGTRPIRHDGSDKVTGRALYGADIKVKGMLYGATHRSPHAHAIIKSIDTSRAEALPGVRAVATSADMPEPGDKIAELGEGAVNLNHLSSNNLARTKVLYKGHPIAAVAADNIHIAQEAASLIEVEYEVLPPVLDVLKAMEDDAPVLNPDVHTEEMASGETGDKPSNIAKHLVYEKGDIAKGFADAKYVVEREFRTATVHQGYIEPHVATALWNNDGQITVWTSTQGTFSVRQQVAELLDVPLARVKVVPMEIGGGFGGKISVYLAPAAAVLSRKSGMPVQLVMDRADVLQATGPTPGSYIKVKMGADADGRITAAEAWMAYEAGGYPGSPIGAGCMCVFSCYDVPNGRVEGYDVCVNKPRTNAYRAPGATNAAFATETVVDELCEQIGMAPIDFRLLNASKEGTRRVDGVTYPRIGLVETLEAIKNSEHFNSPLEGENQGRGIACGFWFNAGLKSAVTATVNSDGSVGLLEGSTDIGGSRTAIAMQFAETLGIAAEDIKPAVVDTDSVGYTDVTGGSRVTYATGWAAYEAGKDLQRQIVARAAELWEVDPASVSYEDGCVVGPDKRVPFKEIAIELSTAGEPLVGRGVSNHNEPGGAFGAHVVDVEVDPDTGKVDILRYTAAQDCGTAIHPAYVEGQIQGGAVQGIGWGLNEEYWYDTEGSMRNANFLDYRIPTCYDLPMIETIIVEVPNPGHPYGVRGVGEVPIVPPPAALEAAIHEAVDVRLYELPMSPPRVLHELLKKQS; translated from the coding sequence ATGGCGACAATCGATGAAACCAAATCAGAAGCAGGCAGTGGCGATGCTCCGAAATACAAAGTGATCGGCACGCGTCCGATTCGTCACGACGGATCTGATAAAGTGACCGGTCGCGCGTTGTACGGCGCTGACATCAAAGTCAAAGGGATGCTCTACGGTGCCACTCATCGCAGCCCGCATGCCCATGCCATAATCAAGTCGATCGATACATCCAGGGCGGAAGCCTTACCGGGGGTCCGCGCCGTGGCGACCAGTGCCGACATGCCTGAGCCGGGCGATAAAATTGCGGAACTGGGCGAAGGGGCCGTGAACCTGAATCACCTGAGCAGCAATAACCTGGCCCGGACCAAGGTGCTTTACAAAGGACACCCGATTGCGGCGGTCGCTGCTGACAACATTCATATCGCGCAGGAAGCTGCCAGCCTGATCGAGGTCGAGTACGAAGTGCTGCCTCCAGTGCTGGACGTGCTGAAGGCGATGGAAGACGATGCCCCCGTATTGAATCCGGATGTGCATACTGAAGAGATGGCTTCCGGGGAAACGGGTGACAAACCGTCGAACATCGCCAAACACCTTGTCTATGAAAAAGGGGATATCGCCAAAGGGTTCGCGGACGCGAAATATGTGGTGGAACGCGAATTCCGCACTGCAACCGTGCACCAGGGCTACATCGAGCCGCACGTGGCGACCGCACTCTGGAACAACGACGGACAGATTACCGTCTGGACGTCGACCCAGGGAACGTTTTCCGTGCGTCAGCAGGTTGCTGAACTGCTGGATGTGCCCTTGGCCCGCGTGAAAGTCGTGCCGATGGAAATCGGCGGCGGTTTTGGTGGTAAGATCTCGGTTTACCTGGCACCGGCGGCAGCGGTTCTCTCGCGGAAGTCAGGGATGCCCGTACAACTGGTGATGGATCGTGCCGACGTACTGCAGGCGACCGGACCGACTCCCGGTTCCTACATCAAAGTCAAAATGGGTGCCGACGCTGACGGTCGCATCACGGCTGCCGAAGCCTGGATGGCCTATGAAGCGGGCGGTTATCCCGGTTCCCCCATCGGGGCCGGCTGTATGTGTGTCTTCTCCTGCTACGATGTGCCCAACGGCCGCGTGGAAGGATATGACGTCTGCGTCAACAAGCCACGGACCAACGCGTACCGGGCTCCCGGGGCGACCAATGCTGCGTTTGCGACGGAAACCGTCGTCGATGAACTTTGTGAACAGATTGGAATGGCACCGATTGATTTTCGTCTGCTGAACGCCTCGAAAGAGGGGACACGACGGGTCGATGGCGTGACTTATCCCCGCATCGGTCTGGTGGAAACACTGGAAGCGATTAAAAACAGCGAGCACTTTAATTCGCCCCTGGAAGGGGAGAACCAGGGACGCGGCATCGCCTGCGGTTTCTGGTTCAATGCCGGTCTGAAGTCAGCTGTGACTGCAACAGTCAACTCGGATGGTTCGGTCGGGCTGCTGGAAGGTTCGACCGACATTGGCGGTTCGCGCACCGCGATCGCGATGCAGTTCGCCGAAACACTGGGCATCGCCGCCGAGGATATCAAGCCGGCTGTGGTTGATACAGACAGTGTGGGTTACACCGATGTGACCGGCGGCAGCCGCGTGACTTATGCTACGGGTTGGGCCGCTTATGAAGCAGGTAAAGACCTGCAGCGGCAGATCGTAGCCCGGGCTGCGGAGCTGTGGGAAGTCGATCCGGCTTCCGTTTCGTATGAAGATGGTTGTGTGGTTGGTCCCGACAAACGGGTGCCGTTCAAAGAGATCGCCATTGAACTGAGTACTGCCGGCGAACCGCTGGTGGGAAGGGGCGTCTCAAACCACAACGAACCCGGCGGTGCCTTCGGTGCCCACGTGGTCGATGTGGAAGTGGACCCCGATACCGGTAAGGTTGACATTCTGCGTTACACCGCCGCCCAGGACTGCGGCACCGCGATTCACCCCGCGTATGTCGAAGGACAGATCCAGGGGGGCGCCGTGCAGGGGATTGGCTGGGGTCTGAACGAAGAATACTGGTATGATACGGAAGGCAGCATGCGAAATGCGAACTTCCTCGACTACCGGATTCCGACCTGCTACGACCTGCCGATGATCGAAACGATCATTGTGGAAGTGCCGAACCCCGGGCATCCGTATGGTGTGCGTGGTGTGGGTGAAGTTCCCATCGTACCGCCGCCGGCCGCTCTGGAAGCAGCGATCCACGAAGCGGTGGACGTGCGGTTGTACGAATTGCCGATGTCACCACCACGCGTGCTGCACGAACTGTTGAAGAAACAGTCCTGA
- a CDS encoding MoaD/ThiS family protein has translation MPRLFVPPLLRPFCEGEEEVVVEGSTVLEAVQSLDAQYPGTLERLCPEGKLRAGIAVTVDQNVTPRGLAQKVTPESEIHFLPAIGGG, from the coding sequence ATGCCTCGCCTGTTTGTTCCTCCCCTGCTCAGACCGTTCTGTGAAGGGGAGGAAGAAGTGGTTGTCGAAGGGAGCACCGTGCTGGAAGCGGTGCAGTCCCTCGATGCTCAATATCCGGGAACGCTGGAGCGGCTCTGTCCTGAGGGGAAGCTGCGGGCCGGGATTGCGGTGACCGTCGATCAGAACGTGACTCCCCGGGGGCTGGCGCAAAAGGTGACTCCCGAGAGTGAAATTCATTTCCTGCCCGCGATCGGTGGTGGGTGA